From the genome of Saccharomyces eubayanus strain FM1318 chromosome X, whole genome shotgun sequence, one region includes:
- the LIA1 gene encoding deoxyhypusine monooxygenase encodes MSTNFEKHFQENVDECTLEQLRDILVNKSGKTVLANRFRALFNLKTVAEEFATKPEEAKKAIEYIAESFVNDKSELLKHEVAYVLGQTKNLDAAPTLRHVMLDQNQEPMVRHEAAEALGALGDKGSLDDLNRAAKEDPHVAVRETCELAINRINWTHGGAKDKESLQQSLYSSIDPAPPLPLDKDATVPELQTLLNDPKQPLFQRYRAMFRLRDIGTDEAVLALATGFSAESSLFKHEIAYVFGQIGSPAAVPSLIEVLGRKEEAPMVRHEAAEALGAIASPEVVDVLKSYLNDEVDVVRESCIVALDMYDYENSNELEYAPTA; translated from the coding sequence atgTCCACCAACTTCGAAAAACACTTTCAAGAAAACGTCGATGAATGTACTTTAGAACAACTAAGAGACATCTTGGTTAACAAATCCGGCAAGACCGTCTTGGCCAACAGATTCAGAGCTCTATTCAACTTGAAGACCGTTGCTGAGGAATTCGCTACCAAGCCGGAAGAAGCCAAGAAGGCCATTGAGTACATCGCCGAGTCCTTCGTTAACGACAAGTCTGAATTGTTAAAGCACGAAGTCGCCTATGTTTTGGGTCAAACCAAGAACTTGGACGCTGCTCCAACTCTAAGACACGTTATGCTGGACCAAAACCAAGAACCAATGGTCAGACACGAAGCCGCTGAAGCCTTGGGTGCCCTAGGTGACAAGGGCTCTTTGGATGACTTGAACAGAGCCGCTAAGGAAGACCCACATGTTGCTGTAAGAGAGACTTGTGAATTGGCCATCAACAGAATCAACTGGACCCACGGTGGTGCCAAGGACAAGGAAAGCTTGCAACAATCTCTATACTCGAGCATTGATCCAGCCCCACCTCTACCATTGGACAAGGATGCTACCGTTCCAGAACTACAAACACTATTAAACGATCCAAAGCAACCTTTGTTCCAAAGATACAGAGCCATGTTCAGACTAAGAGACATCGGTACCGACGAAGCCGTCTTGGCCTTGGCTACTGGTTTCAGCGCAGAatcatctcttttcaagCATGAAATCGCTTATGTCTTTGGCCAAATAGGTAGCCCAGCTGCTGTCCCAAGTTTGATCGAAGTCTTGGGCAGAAAGGAAGAAGCTCCTATGGTTAGACACGAAGCCGCCGAAGCCTTGGGTGCCATTGCATCCCCAGAAGTCGTTGATGTCTTGAAATCCTACCTGAACGATGAAGTCGATGTCGTTAGAGAATCTTGTATCGTTGCCTTGGATATGTACGATTATGAAAATAGCAACGAATTGGAATATGCTCCAACTGCTTAA
- the NPA3 gene encoding GTPase NPA3, protein MGLSTIICIGMAGSGKTTFMQRLNSHLRAEKTPPYVINLDPAVLRVPYGANIDIRDSIKYKKVMENYQLGPNGAIVTSLNLFSTKIDQVIKLVEQKQDQFQNCIIDTPGQIECFVWSASGAIITESFASSFPTVIAYIVDTPRNSSPTTFMSNMLYACSILYKTKLPMIVVFNKTDVCKADFAKEWMTDFESFQMAIKEDQDLNGDNGLGSGYMSSLVNSMSLMLEEFYSQLDVVGVSSFTGDGFDEFMQCVDKKVDEYDQYYKQERERALNLKKEKEEMRKQKSLNGLMKDLGLNEKDTAAAGKPGSDHDSIDALSDLEEDANDGLVDRDEDEGVEREYTFPGEERTQGEVNETSAPDLQKRYQDAMQQVAKTATSETAENIAKYIRN, encoded by the coding sequence atggGTTTAAGCACGATTATATGTATCGGGATGGCCGGGTCTGGTAAGACAACGTTCATGCAGAGACTGAACTCCCACTTGCGGGCAGAGAAAACGCCACCATACGTGATCAATCTAGATCCCGCAGTGCTGAGAGTTCCGTATGGTGCCAACATCGACATCAGGGACTCGATCAAGTACAAGAAAGTGATGGAGAACTACCAGCTGGGGCCTAACGGGGCCATCGTCACAAGTCTGAATCTGTTCAGCACCAAGATCGATCAAGTGATTAAGCTAGTAGAACAGAAGCAGGACCAATTCCAGAACTGTATCATCGACACCCCGGGTCAAATCGAATGTTTCGTCTGGAGTGCGTCCGGTGCCATCATCACCGAATCCTTCGCCTCCAGTTTCCCCACGGTGATTGCGTACATCGTGGATACGCCTAGAAACTCGTCTCCAACCACGTTTATGAGTAATATGCTGTACGCCTGTTCCATCCTATACAAGACAAAACTACCTATGATCGTGGTTTTCAACAAGACCGACGTATGCAAAGCGGACTTCGCTAAGGAATGGATGACAGATTTCGAAAGCTTCCAAATGGCCATCAAAGAGGATCAAGACTTGAACGGTGACAATGGGCTGGGTTCTGGCTACATGAGTTCCTTGGTGAACTCCATGTCGCTGATGCTGGAGGAATTCTACTCTCAACTAGACGTTGTGGGCGTCTCTAGTTTCACTGGTGACGGCTTTGACGAGTTCATGCAGTGTGTGGACAAGAAAGTCGATGAGTATGACCAGTACTACAAGCAGGAACGTGAAAGAGCGCTGAACctgaagaaggagaaggaGGAGATGAGGAAACAGAAATCGTTGAATGGGCTGATGAAGGACCTGGGGCTAAACGAGAAGGACACCGCTGCTGCAGGCAAACCCGGCAGCGATCACGACAGCATAGACGCCCTTAGCGACCTGGAAGAGGACGCCAACGACGGCCTTGTAGACCGTGACGAGGACGAAGGAGTCGAGAGAGAATACACGTTCCCAGGCGAGGAGAGAACCCAGGGTGAGGTCAACGAGACCTCTGCTCCAGACCTACAAAAAAGATACCAGGATGCCATGCAACAAGTAGCAAAAACGGCCACTAGCGAGACTGCGGAAAACATCGCTAAGTATATTAGAAACTGA
- the OPI3 gene encoding bifunctional phosphatidyl-N-methylethanolamine N-methyltransferase/phosphatidyl-N-dimethylethanolamine N-methyltransferase, translating into MKESVQEIIQQLVHSVDFQSSKFQLAIMCTMFNPIFWNIVARIEYHTHSLTKMCGGAKKGCYVLAATIFSLGIIRDMVYESALREQSTCSLIVGENWKKLGMAFFGAGQVLVLSSMYKLGITGTYLGDYFGILMDDRVTGFPFNVSNNPMYQGSTLSFLGMALYKGKPAGLVVSAVVYFMYKIALRWEEPFTAMIYANREKAKKNM; encoded by the coding sequence ATGAAGGAATCAGTCCAAGAGATCATTCAGCAACTGGTCCACAGCGTGGACTTCCAGTCCTCCAAGTTTCAATTGGCCATCATGTGCACGATGTTCAATCCCATCTTCTGGAATATCGTGGCCAGGATCGAGTACCACACGCACTCACTCACCAAGATGTGCGGAGGAGCCAAAAAGGGCTGCTACGTGTTGGCAGCMACCATTTTCTCGCTAGGGATCATCAGAGACATGGTCTACGAGTCTGCATTGCGCGAACAATCCACATGCTCTTTGATCGTGGGCGAAAACTGGAAGAAGCTGGGCATGGCCTTTTTTGGTGCAGGCCAGGTGCTTGTGTTGAGCTCCATGTACAAACTGGGTATCACCGGTACGTACTTGGGTGACTACTTCGGAATCCTCATGGACGACAGGGTCACTGGGTTCCCCTTCAACGTGTCCAACAACCCCATGTACCAGGGCTCCACCCTGTCCTTCTTGGGTATGGCCCTCTACAAGGGAAAGCCTGCCGGGTTGGTCGTATCCGCCGTGGTCTACTTCATGTACAAGATTGCTCTTCGTTGGGAAGAGCCATTCACCGCCATGATCTACGCCAACCGTGAGAAGGCCAAAAAGAACATGTGA
- the HOC1 gene encoding alpha-1,6-mannosyltransferase: protein MMSKTTKRVSSIRKLAVFALVALVTLALAVRFLFYNSNATDLQKMLQNLPKEISQSINSANTIQSTDLDLVQHFESLAKEIRHQQEVQAKQFEKQRKVLEKKIQDLKQTPPEATLRERIALTFPYDSHARFPAFIWQTWSNDKSPENIQDIKGMWESKNPGFAHEVLTHDVINALVHHYFYSIPEILETYEALPSTILKIDFFKYLILLVHGGVYADIDTFPVQPIPNWIPEELSPSDIGLIVGVEEDAQRPDWRTKFIRRLQFGTWIIQAKPGHPILREIIAKIIETTLQRKKEDQLNVNLRNDLNIMSWTGSGLWTDTIFTYFNDFMRSGVREKVTWRLFHNLKQSKLLSDVLVFPKFSFNCPNEIANDDPYKKLYFITHLAAQFWKNTPKVEQK, encoded by the coding sequence ATGATGAGCAAGACAACGAAAAGAGTCTCCAGCATCAGGAAATTGGCAGTGTTTGCACTAGTAGCCCTGGTCACGTTGGCTTTGGCAGTTCGATTTTTATTCTACAACTCCAATGCCACTGATTTACAGAAAATGCTTCAAAACTTGCCCAAGGAGATTTCGCAAAGCATCAATAGCGCCAATACTATTCAGAGCACCGATCTGGACCTGGTCCAacattttgaaagtttAGCCAAGGAAATTAGACATCAACAAGAGGTACAAGCAAAgcagtttgaaaaacaacGTAAAGTcttggagaagaagatcCAAGATCTGAAGCAAACCCCGCCAGAGGCCACATTAAGAGAACGTATTGCCCTGACTTTCCCATACGATTCCCATGCCAGGTTCCCCGCCTTCATTTGGCAAACTTGGTCCAATGACAAAAGTCCcgaaaatattcaagaCATAAAGGGCATGTGGGAAAGCAAGAATCCAGGCTTTGCACATGAAGTGTTGACACACGACGTGATAAACGCGTTAGTACATCACTATTTCTATTCTATACCCGAAATTTTAGAGACTTACGAAGCCTTGCCCTCCaccattttgaagattgattttttcaaatacctGATCTTGTTGGTCCATGGTGGTGTGTATGCAGATATTGACACTTTCCCCGTGCAGCCCATTCCGAACTGGATTCCTGAGGAGTTGTCACCTTCCGACATCGGCTTGATAGTAGGTGTTGAGGAAGACGCTCAAAGACCAGATTGGAGAACCAAGTTCATTAGGAGATTACAGTTTGGTACGTGGATTATACAAGCTAAACCTGGTCATCCGATATTGAGAGAGATCATTGCCAAAATCATAGAGACCACccttcaaagaaagaaagaggacCAGCTGAATGTTAACCTAAGAAACGACCTGAACATCATGAGTTGGACGGGTTCTGGTTTGTGGACAGACACGATCTTCACATATTTTAATGATTTTATGAGAAGTGGGGTCAGAGAAAAGGTGACATGGAGATTGTTTCATAATCTAAAACAATCAAAACTGTTAAGTGATGTTTTAGTCTTCCCCAAGTTCTCGTTCAATTGTCCAAATGAAATCGCTAATGATGATCCGTACAAGAAACTTTATTTTATCACACATTTGGCTGCGcagttttggaaaaacaCTCCAAAAGtggaacaaaaataa
- the CDC11 gene encoding septin CDC11: MSGIIDASSALRKRKHLKRGITFTVMIVGQSGSGRSTFINTLCGQQVVDTSTTILLPTDTSTEIDMQLREETVELEDDEGVKIQLNIIDTPGFGDSLDNSPSFEIISDYIRHQYDEILLEESRVRRNPRFKDGRVHCCLYLINPTGHGLKEIDVEFMRQLGSLVNIIPVISKSDSLTRDELKLNKKLIMEDIDKWNLPIYNFPFDEDEISEEDYETNMYLRALLPFAIIGSNEVYDVGGDVGTIRGRKYPWGILDVEDSSISDFVILRNALLISHLNDLKNYTHEILYERYRTEALSGESVATESIRPNLTKLNASSSSSTTTRRNTNPFKPNDNINNGILSPPSDTHGQKASTNNETYMTREEQIRLEEERLKAFEERVQQELSLKRQELLQREKELREIEARLENEAKIKQED; this comes from the coding sequence ATGTCCGGCATAATTGACGCGTCTTCTGCAttaaggaaaagaaagcattTGAAGAGAGGCATCACCTTCACCGTGATGATCGTGGGCCAATCCGGCTCAGGCAGGTCGACTTTTATAAACACCCTGTGCGGCCAGCAAGTCGTGGACACCTCGACAACGATCCTGTTGCCCACAGATACCTCTACAGAGATAGACATGCAATTGAGAGAGGAAACAGTGGAATTGGAGGACGACGAAGGTGTCAAGATTCAACTGAACATTATCGATACTCCCGGGTTTGGTGATTCTCTGGATAATTCTCCATCTTTCGAGATAATTTCCGATTATATTCGCCACCAATACGATGAGATTCTGTTGGAGGAAAGCCGTGTGAGAAGAAATCCAAGATTTAAGGACGGTAGGGTTCATTGTTGTCTGTATTTAATAAACCCCACTGGCCATGGTTTAAAGGAAATCGATGTAGAATTCATGAGGCAATTGGGATCTCTGGTTAACATTATCCCCGTGATTAGTAAATCTGACTCGTTGACAAGAGACGAATTGAAActgaacaaaaaattgatcATGGAAGATATTGACAAATGGAATCTGCCTATTTATAACTTCCCCttcgatgaagatgaaatatCCGAGGAGGATTACGAAACAAACATGTACTTGCGTGCGCTTTTACCCTTTGCCATCATCGGATCCAACGAAGTCTACGACGTGGGTGGAGACGTTGGTACTATTCGTGGTAGAAAATACCCATGGGGCATATTGGACGTGGAGGATTCTTCAATCTCTGATTTTGTTATCTTAAGAAACGCGTTGTTGATTTCTCATTTGAacgacttgaaaaattacacACATGAAATATTGTATGAAAGGTATAGAACCGAAGCATTGTCTGGTGAGTCTGTCGCAACAGAATCCATCCGTCCAAACCTCACAAAATTGAATgcttcatcgtcttcatctaccacaacaagaagaaacacGAATCCGTTCAAGCCaaatgataatattaataatggCATTCTCAGCCCACCATCTGATACGCACGGGCAAAAAGCCAGTACCAATAACGAAACTTACATGACACGCGAAGAACAAATACgattggaagaagaacgaCTAAAGGCATTTGAGGAAAGAGTACAGCAAGAATTATCActgaaaagacaagaactgttgcaaagagaaaaggaattaagGGAAATAGAAGCCAGGTTGGAAAACGAGGCTAAAATTAAGCAAGAGGACTAA
- the MIR1 gene encoding Mir1p — MSLSAAPVIPQYSVSDYMKFGLAGAIGCGSTHSSMVPIDVVKTRIQLEPTVYNKGMVGSFKQIIAGEGAGALLTGFGPTLLGYSIQGAFKFGGYEVFKKFFIDNLGYDTASQYKNSVYMGSAAMAEFLADIALCPLEATRIRLVSQPKFANGLVGGFSRILKEEGVGSFYSGFTPILFKQIPYNIAKFLVFERASEFYYGFAGPKEKVSSTTATLLNLLSGLTAGLAAAIVSQPADTLLSKVNKAKKAPGQSTVGLLAQLAKQLGFFGSFAGLPTRLVMVGTLTSLQFGIYGSLKSTLGCPPTIEIGGGGH, encoded by the coding sequence ATGTCTCTGTCTGCTGCTCCTGTTATCCCCCAGTACTCGGTCTCTGACTATATGAAGTTCGGTCTAGCCGGCGCCATCGGGTGCGGGTCGACCCACTCCAGTATGGTCCCCATCGACGTTGTCAAGACCAGGATCCAACTGGAACCCACTGTGTACAACAAGGGGATGGTTGGGTCGTTCAAGCAAATCATCGCCGGCGAAGGTGCCGGTGCGTTGTTGACCGGGTTCGGGCCTACCTTGCTGGGCTACTCCATTCAGGGTGCGTTCAAGTTCGGTGGGTATGAAGTGTTCAAGAAGTTCTTCATCGACAACTTGGGCTACGACACTGCCTCGCAGTACAAGAACTCCGTGTACATGGGGTCTGCCGCCATGGCCGAGTTTTTGGCTGATATTGCGCTGTGTCCCCTAGAGGCCACCAGAATCAGACTGGTCTCCCAGCCCAAGTTTGCCAACGGGCTGGTCGGCGGGTTTTCCAGAATCTTGAAAGAGGAAGGTGTCGGCTCCTTTTACAGCGGGTTCACAccaattcttttcaaacagATCCCTTACAACATTGCTAAATTCTTGGTCTTTGAACGTGCCTCCGAGTTCTACTACGGATTTGCCGGtccaaaggaaaaagtGTCCTCCACCACCGCCACTTTGTTGAACTTGCTTTCCGGTTTGACTGCTGGTTTGGCTGCTGCTATTGTCTCGCAACCAGCAGACACCTTGTTGTCCAAGGTCAACAAGGCCAAGAAGGCCCCAGGCCAGTCCACCGTCGGGTTGCTAGCTCAATTGGCCAAGCAATTGGGGTTCTTTGGCTCCTTTGCTGGGTTGCCTACTCGTTTGGTCATGGTCGGTACTTTGACCTCTTTGCAATTCGGTATCTATGGTTCGTTGAAGAGCACTTTGGGCTGTCCACCAACCATTGAGATTGGTGGCGGTGGTCATTAG
- the BNA2 gene encoding dioxygenase BNA2 yields the protein MSLSHRTKMIPLPVLEEYCISPDHGFLDGRLPLTRLTSKKYTRWEDIVAQLPSLLQDGSQVRSAIDELEVLALDESILGDVRELRRAYSVLGFMAHAYVWATGRPRDVLPECVAGPLLHAADILGVPPLATYSSLVLWNFKVADVCEQPESGCLDLENITTINTFTGTVDESWFYLVSVRFEKIGSSCLNHGLQILRAIRDGDDKAVTDGLNKLAAAIERLSRALMEMETKCEPSVFYFKIRPFLAGWTNMSHLGLPQGVKYGAEGQYQIFSGGSNAQSSLIQTLDILLGVKHSANAAHSSKANQKVNYLDEMKKYMPRQHREFLYHLASVCNISEYVSANASNEPLQKAYGHCIAMLQRFRDNHIQIVTKYIILPSNSKQENSNKKGVLSPIEPNTKAADSSGPKTASCKTIGTGGTKLMPFLKQCRDETIATGEAKKENKN from the coding sequence ATGTCGCTATCGCACAGAACAAAGATGATACCGCTGCCAGTACTAGAAGAATATTGTATTTCGCCAGACCATGGGTTTTTGGACGGCCGGTTGCCCTTGACTAGGCTGACCAGCAAGAAATACACGAGGTGGGAGGATATCGTGGCACAGCTGCCTTCTCTTTTGCAGGATGGCAGCCAGGTGCGGAGTGCTATCGACGAGCTGGAGGTGTTGGCGCTGGACGAGAGCATATTGGGCGATGTCAGGGAGCTCAGAAGGGCCTATTCTGTGCTCGGGTTCATGGCACACGCATACGTTTGGGCGACGGGGAGGCCTCGGGACGTGCTGCCCGAGTGTGTTGCAGGACCGTTGTTGCATGCAGCAGATATCTTGGGGGTGCCTCCGCTCGCCACGTATTCTTCGTTGGTGTTGTGGAACTTCAAGGTCGCAGACGTGTGCGAGCAGCCGGAATCCGGGTGTTTGGACTTGGAGAACATCACCACCATAAACACCTTCACGGGGACCGTGGACGAGAGCTGGTTTTATCTGGTGAGCGTGcggtttgaaaaaatcggTAGTTCTTGTTTGAACCACGGTTTGCAGATATTAAGAGCCATAAGAGACGGTGATGACAAGGCCGTGACAGACGGGCTGAATAAGTTGGCTGCAGCCATTGAGAGGTTATCGCGGGCGCTGATGGAAATGGAGACCAAGTGTGAGCCCAGCGTGTTTTATTTCAAGATAAGGCCTTTTTTGGCCGGATGGACTAACATGTCGCATCTGGGGCTGCCACAAGGCGTCAAGTATGGGGCGGAAGGCCAGTACCAGATCTTTTCTGGAGGGTCCAACGCCCAGAGCTCGTTGATCCAGACGCTGGACATCTTGCTGGGTGTGAAGCATTCTGCCAACGCTGCGCATTCCTCCAAGGCCAACCAGAAGGTTAATTATTTGgatgaaatgaaaaaatacatgCCAAGACAGCATCGTGAGTTTCTTTACCACCTAGCGTCCGTGTGCAACATCAGCGAGTACGTCTCCGCTAACGCTTCCAATGAGCCATTGCAAAAGGCGTACGGCCATTGCATTGCGATGCTGCAAAGGTTCAGAGACAACCATATCCAAATAGTCACCAAGTACATCATCTTGCCCTCCAATTCGAAGCAAGAGAATTCCAACAAAAAGGGGGTGTTGAGTCCAATCGAGCCCAACACCAAGGCAGCGGACTCCTCGGGACCCAAAACCGCCTCATGCAAGACTATCGGAACTGGTGGTACGAAACTAATGCCCTTTTTGAAGCAGTGCAGAGACGAAACTATCGCCACTGGTGAAGCtaaaaaagagaacaaaaatTGA
- the AIM24 gene encoding Aim24p, giving the protein MISSRVNARVWQRSISILRPQAAKAESNIVSKERTYIEELNKDIATSRFKLVDQNGQIASITVQPDIPICIKKDCLVSIHNLNHLSLSYKWLNFWSNLIKFRSFRSSLFHKIIGSSTMEILASPNFQKSGRSSNSSRTLSVLNLTGTKDWNVFGKDSIIAFEQNSSLEIKSPILPTPRTLASGSLKSRLPPKFQILNGRGNVLVCGGGSVYSMELIDENDKILVNSRNILAINGQSQLDIANSVERQELHVETANIEDSGKRVPKLITNPTLQSAYGHTTRFFKRLGSWFRNQYEKRYIYGIDSYFMKVKGPRTILIQTHEMTTSKDNILSKITSKGHVRRNTEDDVNDTLEERVANDVNSKIIELANRPSLFIATVSKNGKIDFQSTSKFT; this is encoded by the coding sequence ATGATAAGTTCAAGGGTCAATGCTCGAGTTTGGCAAAGATCTATTTCTATCTTGAGACCTCAAGCGGCCAAAGCAGAGAGCAATATTGTTTCCAAAGAGAGAACATATATTGAAGAGTTGAACAAGGATATCGCCACTTCTCGTTTCAAACTGGTGGATCAAAACGGTCAAATTGCATCTATAACTGTACAACCTGATATTCCGATCTGCATTAAGAAGGATTGTTTGGTTTCTATCCATAATTTGAACCATCTCTCCCTTTCTTATAAATGGCTCAATTTTTGGTCCAATTTGATCAAATTCCGTTCATTTAGATCTTCGTTATTTCATAAGATCATTGGGTCCTCTACTATGGAAATTCTAGCTTCACcaaatttccaaaagtCGGGAAGgtcttccaattcttccAGGACTTTGTCTGTGTTGAATTTGACGGGGACTAAGGATTGGAATGTATTTGGCAAAGATTCAATAATTGCATTTGAACAAAATTCCAGTTTGGAAATCAAATCGCCAATCTTACCCACGCCTAGGACTCTGGCTTCGGGCTCATTGAAGTCTCGACTACCACcgaaatttcaaattttgaatggcAGGGGTAATGTACTAGTGTGCGGAGGTGGTTCGGTATATTCAATGGAATTGATTGACGAGAACGACAAAATCCTGGTGAACTCCCGGAATATTTTGGCCATCAACGGTCAAAGCCAATTGGACATTGCCAATTCCGTTGAGAGACAGGAATTGCATGTAGAGACCGCGAACATCGAGGATAGTGGTAAGAGAGTGCCCAAACTTATCACGAACCCAACGTTACAATCCGCCTACGGACACACCACTcggtttttcaaaagactAGGTAGTTGGTTTCGAAACCAATATGAAAAGAGATACATTTACGGTATCGATTCGTACTTCATGAAGGTGAAGGGCCCGAGAACAATACTGATTCAAACGCACGAAATGACGACATCTAAAGATAATATTCTAAGCAAAATAACTTCCAAGGGCCACGTCAGGAGGAACACAGAAGACGACGTCAATGACACTCTAGAGGAACGGGTTGCCAATGATGTCAATTCCAAGATAATCGAACTTGCCAATAGACCTTCATTGTTCATTGCGACTGTGTCCAAAAATGGGAAGATTGATTTTCAAAGTACTTCGAAGTTCACATAA
- the EAF6 gene encoding Eaf6p, whose translation MTDELKQYEALKAELKKSLQDRKQQEDAFDSLQQEIYDKETEYFSHNSNNNHSGHGGTQTSKAHYSGNVIKGFDTFSKSHHSHADSAFSNNDRIFSLSSASYVKQQHNQAQSE comes from the coding sequence ATGACTGATGAGCTAAAACAGTATGAAGCATTAAAGGCTGAACTAAAAAAGTCTCTTCAAGATAGGAAACAACAGGAAGACGCCTTTGACAGTTTACAACAAGAGATTTACGATAAAGAGACAGAGTATTTTTCACACAACAGTAACAACAATCATTCCGGTCATGGTGGAACTCAGACGTCAAAGGCGCACTACTCCGGTAATGTCATCAAGGGGTTTGACaccttttccaaatcacATCATAGCCATGCAGATTCAGCATTTAGTAACAATGAtcgtattttttcattaagcAGTGCTTCATATGTAAAGCAACAGCATAATCAAGCGCAAAGCGAATAG
- the ACF4 gene encoding Acf4p: MSEDQRIVSQPIELHKLSIVDKHSQDQKQQHEQPVHSGLQSPRATTPLKPKRLAIPISSPQRSSFQNSFVNQSPVSDNTSPVSADQDLIYKLAAKQREINELNFKLQAAQKELKQLELKFKNTLPQNEQQKFNSQNTNEYLSTFSRKIQQTLVDVBNSPNVLKSKRSINDFFNKTNRTANDNANNTMPTRRPNRSPNRSPNRTQQRVQDTGPNLTPNANATPPPLPSRNTKGNLNTTAPVDDDTPFFQRIINKFSQMNTEEEEFDDFMEKGKSKKDNYYIKENLGYEYDEVRSDDDDEEFEPMGDIPIHLFKR, from the coding sequence ATGTCCGAAGACCAACGTATTGTTAGTCAGCCGATTGAACTGCATAAGCTGTCCATTGTTGATAAACATTCACAGGATCAGAAACAGCAGCACGAGCAGCCAGTGCATTCAGGATTACAATCACCAAGGGCCACCACACCTCTAAAACCTAAAAGACTTGCTATACCCATATCAAGCCCACAAAGAagttctttccaaaatagTTTCGTAAACCAGTCGCCTGTTAGTGACAACACTAGCCCAGTTTCCGCCGATCAAGATTTAATTTATAAACTGGCtgcaaaacaaagagaaattaATGAATTAAATTTCAAGCTACAAGCTGCTCAGAAAGAATTAAAGCAATTAGAGTTGAAGTTCAAAAACACACTACCCCAAAAcgaacaacaaaaattcaaCAGTCAGAATACGAACGAATACCTTTCCACATTTTCTAGAAAGATTCAACAAACTTTGGTCGATGTCRATAATTCACCAAATGTGCTCAAGAGCAAAAGGAGTATAAAcgatttcttcaacaagacCAATCGCACCGCAAACGATAATGCAAACAATACTATGCCCACCCGTAGGCCGAATCGTTCACCGAATCGTTCACCGAATCGTACCCAACAGCGTGTACAAGATACGGGTCCTAATCTTACTCCAAATGCAAATGCAACACCTCCTCCATTACCGtcaagaaatacaaagGGAAATTTAAACACAACCGCTCCTGTTGATGATGATACaccattttttcaaagaataaTTAACAAATTTAGTCAAATGAATacggaagaagaagaatttgacGATTTCATGGAAAAGgggaaaagtaaaaaagataattaTTATATTAAGGAAAATTTGGGCTATGAGTATGATGAAGTGCGCagtgacgatgacgatgaagaattcGAGCCTATGGGTGACATACCCATTCATTTATTTAAAAGGtag